From the genome of candidate division WOR-3 bacterium, one region includes:
- the cdd gene encoding cytidine deaminase yields MKVAKTLIKKLKETAKFAYAPYSKIQVSALLYSRDGKVYTGVNIENGSYSLTICAERVALFKALSEGAKDFSLLLLYSPQHDFIIPCGACLQVLSEFVPEIVIATMNQNEEFKFFPLKNLLKKPFKIRS; encoded by the coding sequence TTAAGAAGTTAAAAGAGACTGCAAAATTTGCTTATGCTCCATATTCGAAAATCCAGGTGAGTGCATTACTTTATAGCAGGGACGGGAAAGTTTATACCGGGGTCAATATCGAAAACGGTTCATATTCTTTGACCATCTGTGCCGAACGGGTGGCTCTTTTTAAGGCTCTCTCTGAGGGGGCGAAGGACTTCTCACTGCTTCTACTCTATTCACCCCAACATGATTTCATCATCCCTTGCGGTGCCTGTCTTCAGGTTTTGAGTGAGTTTGTGCCTGAAATTGTCATTGCGACGATGAACCAAAATGAGGAGTTCAAGTTTTTCCCGCTCAAGAACTTGTTAAAAAAACCTTTTAAAATTAGGAGTTAA